One Colius striatus isolate bColStr4 chromosome 7, bColStr4.1.hap1, whole genome shotgun sequence DNA segment encodes these proteins:
- the PLCB2 gene encoding 1-phosphatidylinositol 4,5-bisphosphate phosphodiesterase beta-2 isoform X1 has product MSMLSPVLQPPEVKEYLSKGERFIKWDDETANASPVILRVDPKGFYLYWTHQNKEMEILDITSIRDTRVGRFAKIPKCQKLREVFNLDFPQSTFLLKTLTIVSGPDMVDLTFHNFVSYKENVGKSWAEDIMAIVRNPLTYNAARYTFLEKILVKLKMQLNAEGKIPVRNIFQMFPADRKRVEAALSACHLPKGKNDAINPEDFPETVYKTFLMNLCPRPEIDEIFTSHHLKAKPYMTKEHLAKFINKKQRDSRLNDILFPPAKPEQVQSLIEKYEPSGINIQRGQLSPEGMVWFLCGPENNVVALDKLLLYQDMTQPLSHYFINSSHNTYLTAGQFSGLSSPEMYRQALLAGCRCVELDCWKGRPPDEEPIITHGFTMTTEILFKDAIEAIAESAFKTSLYPVILSFENHVDSPKQQAKMAEYCRSIFGEMLLTEPLEKYPLKPGAPLPSPKDLLGKILIKNKKKPSVSGKRQNSLKKGKSVEPEVTEQPVPVDAEDTVWAGDVAEEEPEEEDEHLRDLDEEEIKKLQSDEGTAGLEVTAYEEMSSLVNYIQPIKFDSFEVSVQKNRSYVISSFTELKACDLLTKFPVQFVEYNKRQLSRVYPKGTRMDSSNYPPQTFWNVGCQMVALNFQTTDVPMQQNMALFEFNGQCGYLLKHEFMRRPDKQFDPFCVDRIDVVVATTLAVTILSGQFLSERSVKTFVEVELFGLPGDTKRKYRTKLTSTANSINPVWKEEAFVFEKIMMPELASLRIVACEEGGKFIGHRVLPVTAVHSGYHHVCLRSEGNLPLTMPSLFVYLEVKDYVPDAWADLTLALSNPMKFIRLPDKRSEKLKEGSAQRPGTQRNSPHAAANGIPESPGTLGCPVANGPAGAAALAKAEAVMELTQIAEPETASLAELQQMKLFLKLLKKQEKELRELERKGSKRREELLQKYSVLLSEPVCYGSKKRMIPSRKTQKKRSPPAGDLGTCADPVEATESSESRVGDLRERLELDLTQLREEHHEGIRRKKEQHATEQVTKIMELAREKQTAELKALKEASESTIKDIKKKLEAKRVERIQSMQRSTSDKAAQERLKKEINNSHIQEVVQTIKLVMEKTARCQQKLEEKQADNLKTIKEKEGQLRREAWAEYQERLKSLSMEVQEVVRNYTKRGFPGEPETQEEAAQSVPEQGSAQQLETKTPVAEALAVPGATPQPPGAATDAEIEESRF; this is encoded by the exons GAAATGGAGATTCTGGACATAACCAGCATCCGAGACACCCGCGTGGGGCGATTCGCCAAAATCCCCAAG TGCCAGAAGCTCCGAGAGGTTTTTAACTTGGATTTCCCTCAGAGCACCTTCCTGCTGAAGACTCTGACCATTGTGTCTGGCCCTGACATGGTGGACCTCACTTTCCATAACTTTGTGTCCTACAAGGAGAATGTTGGCAAG agctgggctgaggaTATCATGGCCATCGTTCGGAACCCCCTGACGTACAACGCCGCTCGCTACACCTTCCTGGAGAAGAT cCTGGTGAAGCTGAAGATGCAGCTCAATGCAGAGGGGAAGATCCCTGTCAGGAA tatttttcagatgtttcctGCTGACAGGAAGAGGGTGGAAGCAGCATTAAGTGCCTGTCATCTTCCCAAGGGCAAG AATGATGCCATCAACCCAGAGGACTTCCCTGAGACTGTGTATAAAACCTTCCTCATGAATCTGTGCCCACGGCCTGAGATCGATGAGATATTTACCTCTCA ccatttaaaagcaaagcccTACATGACCAAAGAGCACTTGGCAAAGTTCATCAACAAGAAGCAGCGAGACTCTCGCCTCAACGACATCCTGTTCCCACCAGCCAAACCTGAGCAGGTGCAGAGCCTGATAGAGAAGTACGAGCCCAGTGGCATTAACATCCAGAGAG GGCAGTTGTCTCCAGAGGGGATGGTTTGGTTTCTCTGTGGCCCCGAGAACAATGTGGTAGCACTGGATAAGTTGTTGCTGTACCAGGACATGACCCAGCCACTCTCACACTACTTCATCAATTCCTCACACAACACCTATTTAACAG CCGGCCAGTTCTCCGGGCTCTCCTCCCCCGAGATGTACCGGCAGGCGCTGCTGGCCGGCTGCCGCTGCGTGGAGCTCGACTGCTGGAAGGGCCGGCCCCCCGACGAGGAGCCCATCATCACCCACGGCTTCACCATGACAACCGAGATCCTCTTCAAG GATGCCATTGAGGCCATTGcagaaagtgcttttaaaacatCTCTCTACCCTGTCATCTTGTCCTTTGAGAACCACGTGGACTC GCCCAAGCAGCAGGCGAAGATGGCCGAGTACTGCCGGAGCATCTTTGGGGAGATGCTGCTGACAGAGCCCCTGGAAAAGTACCCG CTGAAGCCAGGcgctcctctgcccagccccaaGGATCTCCTGGGGAAAATCTTGattaagaacaaaaagaagCCATCAgtgtctgggaagaggcagaactctttgaagaaagggaagagtgTGGAACCAGAAGTCACTGAGCAGCCAGTCCCCGTGGATGCTGAAGACACTG TCTGGGCAGGTGATGTGGCTGAAGAGGAACCAGAGGAAGAGGATGAACATCTCAGAGACCTGGATGAAGAGGAGATTAAAAAGTTGCAGTCAGATGAG ggcactgctggTCTGGAAGTGACAGCATATGAGGAAATGTCCAGCCTGGTTAATTACATCCAGCCCATCAAATTCGACTCCTTTGAAGTCTCTGTCC AGAAGAACCGGAGTTACGTCATCTCCTCCTTCACGGAGCTCAAGGCTTGTGACCTCCTCACCAAGTTCCCTGTGCAGTTTGTGGA GTACAACAAGCGGCAGCTGAGCCGCGTGTACCCCAAGGGCACGCGCATGGACTCCTCCAACTACCCGCCCCAGACCTTCTGGAACGTCGGCTGCCAGATGGTGGCTCTCAACTTCCAGACCACGG aTGTGCCCATGCAGCAGAACATGGCTCTGTTTGAGTTCAATGGCCAGTGTGGGTACCTGCTCAAGCACGAGTTCATGCGGCGCCCGGACAAGCAGTTTGACCCGTTCTGCGTGGACAGGATCGACGTGGTGGTGGCCACGACCCTGGCAGTCACG ATCCTCTCGGGGCAGTTCCTCTCGGAGCGCAGCGTGAAGACCTTCGTGGAAGTGGAGCTCTTTGGCTTGCCGGGGGACACGAAGCGCAAGTACAGAACCAAGCTGACCTCCACTGCCAACTCCATCAACCCTGTGTGGAAAGAGGAggcttttgtttttgaaaag ATCATGATGCCCGAGCTGGCGTCTCTCAGGATCGTGGCCTGTGAGGAGGGCGGGAAGTTCATCGGGCACCGCGTCCTCCCCGTCACCGCTGTGCACTCAG GCTACCACCACGTGTGCCTGCGCAGCGAGGGCAACCTGCCGCTCACCATGCCCTCGCTCTTCGTCTACCTGGAGGTGAAGGACTATGTCCCTGATGCCTGGGCAG ATCTGACTCTGGCTCTCTCCAACCCCATGAAGTTCATCCGTCTGCCAGACAAGAGATCAGAGAAGCTGAAGGAGGGCTCAGCACAG AGGCCTGGCACACAGAGGAACTCGCCACATGCCGCAGCTAATGGGATCCCAGAGTCCCCTGGGACACTCGGCTGTCCTGTCGCCAATGGGCCCGCAG GGGCAGCGGcgctggccaaggctgaggcTGTGATGGAGCTGACACAGATTGCAG AGCCTGAGACTGCCAGCCTGGCAGAACTGCAGCAGATGAAGCTCTTCCTGAAGCTGCTGAAGAAGCAGGAGAAGgaactgagggagctggagcggAAGGGAAGCAAACGGagggaggagctgctgcagaagtactctgtgctgctttcaGAGCCTGTCTGCTATGGGAGCAAGAAAAGGATGATACCCAGTAGGAAAACCCAGAAGAAGAG GAGTCCCCCAGCTGGTGACCTTGGCACCTGTGCAGATCCTGTAGAAGCGACAGAAAGCAGCGAGAGCAGAGTTGGGGATCTGAGAGAGAGGCTGGAGCTGGACCTCACCCAGCTGAGGGAGGAGCACCACGAGGGGatcaggaggaagaaggagcagcATGCCACGGAG CAAGTGACCAAGATCATGGAGCTGGCCCGGGAGAAGCAGACAGCTGAGCTCAAGGCACTGAAGGAGGCATCAGAAAG CACTATTAAAGACATCAAGAAGAAGCTGGAGGCAAAGAGAGTGGAGCGGATCCAAAGCATGCAGAGGAGCACCAGCGACAAGGCTGCTCAGGAGAG gctgaagaaagaaattaacaaCTCTCACATCCAGGAAGTGGTGCAAACAATCAAACTG GTGATGGAAAAGACAGCCAGGTGTCAGCAGAAACTGGAAGAGAAGCAGGCAGACAACCTGAAAACAATCAAGGAGAAAGAAGGGCAG CTGCGGCGGGAGGCCTGGGCAGAGTACCAGGAGAGGCTGAAGAGCCTGAGCATGGAGGTGCAGGAGGTGGTGAGGAACTACACGAAAAGGGGCTTTCCTGGAGAGCCAGAGACTCAGGAGGAAGCAGCTCAGAGCGTTCCTGAGCAAGGCTCTGCACAACAACTGGAAACAAAGACCCCAGTGGCCGAGGCGTTGGCGGTTCCAGgagccaccccacagcccccaggagCTGCCACAGATGCTGAGATTGAAGAAAGCAGATTCTGA
- the PLCB2 gene encoding 1-phosphatidylinositol 4,5-bisphosphate phosphodiesterase beta-2 isoform X3: MSMLSPVLQPPEVKEYLSKGERFIKWDDETANASPVILRVDPKGFYLYWTHQNKEMEILDITSIRDTRVGRFAKIPKCQKLREVFNLDFPQSTFLLKTLTIVSGPDMVDLTFHNFVSYKENVGKSWAEDIMAIVRNPLTYNAARYTFLEKILVKLKMQLNAEGKIPVRNIFQMFPADRKRVEAALSACHLPKGKNDAINPEDFPETVYKTFLMNLCPRPEIDEIFTSHHLKAKPYMTKEHLAKFINKKQRDSRLNDILFPPAKPEQVQSLIEKYEPSGINIQRGQLSPEGMVWFLCGPENNVVALDKLLLYQDMTQPLSHYFINSSHNTYLTAGQFSGLSSPEMYRQALLAGCRCVELDCWKGRPPDEEPIITHGFTMTTEILFKDAIEAIAESAFKTSLYPVILSFENHVDSPKQQAKMAEYCRSIFGEMLLTEPLEKYPLKPGAPLPSPKDLLGKILIKNKKKPSVSGKRQNSLKKGKSVEPEVTEQPVPVDAEDTVWAGDVAEEEPEEEDEHLRDLDEEEIKKLQSDEGTAGLEVTAYEEMSSLVNYIQPIKFDSFEVSVQKNRSYVISSFTELKACDLLTKFPVQFVEYNKRQLSRVYPKGTRMDSSNYPPQTFWNVGCQMVALNFQTTDVPMQQNMALFEFNGQCGYLLKHEFMRRPDKQFDPFCVDRIDVVVATTLAVTILSGQFLSERSVKTFVEVELFGLPGDTKRKYRTKLTSTANSINPVWKEEAFVFEKIMMPELASLRIVACEEGGKFIGHRVLPVTAVHSGYHHVCLRSEGNLPLTMPSLFVYLEI, from the exons GAAATGGAGATTCTGGACATAACCAGCATCCGAGACACCCGCGTGGGGCGATTCGCCAAAATCCCCAAG TGCCAGAAGCTCCGAGAGGTTTTTAACTTGGATTTCCCTCAGAGCACCTTCCTGCTGAAGACTCTGACCATTGTGTCTGGCCCTGACATGGTGGACCTCACTTTCCATAACTTTGTGTCCTACAAGGAGAATGTTGGCAAG agctgggctgaggaTATCATGGCCATCGTTCGGAACCCCCTGACGTACAACGCCGCTCGCTACACCTTCCTGGAGAAGAT cCTGGTGAAGCTGAAGATGCAGCTCAATGCAGAGGGGAAGATCCCTGTCAGGAA tatttttcagatgtttcctGCTGACAGGAAGAGGGTGGAAGCAGCATTAAGTGCCTGTCATCTTCCCAAGGGCAAG AATGATGCCATCAACCCAGAGGACTTCCCTGAGACTGTGTATAAAACCTTCCTCATGAATCTGTGCCCACGGCCTGAGATCGATGAGATATTTACCTCTCA ccatttaaaagcaaagcccTACATGACCAAAGAGCACTTGGCAAAGTTCATCAACAAGAAGCAGCGAGACTCTCGCCTCAACGACATCCTGTTCCCACCAGCCAAACCTGAGCAGGTGCAGAGCCTGATAGAGAAGTACGAGCCCAGTGGCATTAACATCCAGAGAG GGCAGTTGTCTCCAGAGGGGATGGTTTGGTTTCTCTGTGGCCCCGAGAACAATGTGGTAGCACTGGATAAGTTGTTGCTGTACCAGGACATGACCCAGCCACTCTCACACTACTTCATCAATTCCTCACACAACACCTATTTAACAG CCGGCCAGTTCTCCGGGCTCTCCTCCCCCGAGATGTACCGGCAGGCGCTGCTGGCCGGCTGCCGCTGCGTGGAGCTCGACTGCTGGAAGGGCCGGCCCCCCGACGAGGAGCCCATCATCACCCACGGCTTCACCATGACAACCGAGATCCTCTTCAAG GATGCCATTGAGGCCATTGcagaaagtgcttttaaaacatCTCTCTACCCTGTCATCTTGTCCTTTGAGAACCACGTGGACTC GCCCAAGCAGCAGGCGAAGATGGCCGAGTACTGCCGGAGCATCTTTGGGGAGATGCTGCTGACAGAGCCCCTGGAAAAGTACCCG CTGAAGCCAGGcgctcctctgcccagccccaaGGATCTCCTGGGGAAAATCTTGattaagaacaaaaagaagCCATCAgtgtctgggaagaggcagaactctttgaagaaagggaagagtgTGGAACCAGAAGTCACTGAGCAGCCAGTCCCCGTGGATGCTGAAGACACTG TCTGGGCAGGTGATGTGGCTGAAGAGGAACCAGAGGAAGAGGATGAACATCTCAGAGACCTGGATGAAGAGGAGATTAAAAAGTTGCAGTCAGATGAG ggcactgctggTCTGGAAGTGACAGCATATGAGGAAATGTCCAGCCTGGTTAATTACATCCAGCCCATCAAATTCGACTCCTTTGAAGTCTCTGTCC AGAAGAACCGGAGTTACGTCATCTCCTCCTTCACGGAGCTCAAGGCTTGTGACCTCCTCACCAAGTTCCCTGTGCAGTTTGTGGA GTACAACAAGCGGCAGCTGAGCCGCGTGTACCCCAAGGGCACGCGCATGGACTCCTCCAACTACCCGCCCCAGACCTTCTGGAACGTCGGCTGCCAGATGGTGGCTCTCAACTTCCAGACCACGG aTGTGCCCATGCAGCAGAACATGGCTCTGTTTGAGTTCAATGGCCAGTGTGGGTACCTGCTCAAGCACGAGTTCATGCGGCGCCCGGACAAGCAGTTTGACCCGTTCTGCGTGGACAGGATCGACGTGGTGGTGGCCACGACCCTGGCAGTCACG ATCCTCTCGGGGCAGTTCCTCTCGGAGCGCAGCGTGAAGACCTTCGTGGAAGTGGAGCTCTTTGGCTTGCCGGGGGACACGAAGCGCAAGTACAGAACCAAGCTGACCTCCACTGCCAACTCCATCAACCCTGTGTGGAAAGAGGAggcttttgtttttgaaaag ATCATGATGCCCGAGCTGGCGTCTCTCAGGATCGTGGCCTGTGAGGAGGGCGGGAAGTTCATCGGGCACCGCGTCCTCCCCGTCACCGCTGTGCACTCAG GCTACCACCACGTGTGCCTGCGCAGCGAGGGCAACCTGCCGCTCACCATGCCCTCGCTCTTCGTCTACCTGGAG ATCTGA
- the PLCB2 gene encoding 1-phosphatidylinositol 4,5-bisphosphate phosphodiesterase beta-2 isoform X4, with translation MSMLSPVLQPPEVKEYLSKGERFIKWDDETANASPVILRVDPKGFYLYWTHQNKEMEILDITSIRDTRVGRFAKIPKCQKLREVFNLDFPQSTFLLKTLTIVSGPDMVDLTFHNFVSYKENVGKSWAEDIMAIVRNPLTYNAARYTFLEKILVKLKMQLNAEGKIPVRNIFQMFPADRKRVEAALSACHLPKGKNDAINPEDFPETVYKTFLMNLCPRPEIDEIFTSHHLKAKPYMTKEHLAKFINKKQRDSRLNDILFPPAKPEQVQSLIEKYEPSGINIQRGQLSPEGMVWFLCGPENNVVALDKLLLYQDMTQPLSHYFINSSHNTYLTAGQFSGLSSPEMYRQALLAGCRCVELDCWKGRPPDEEPIITHGFTMTTEILFKDAIEAIAESAFKTSLYPVILSFENHVDSPKQQAKMAEYCRSIFGEMLLTEPLEKYPLKPGAPLPSPKDLLGKILIKNKKKPSVSGKRQNSLKKGKSVEPEVTEQPVPVDAEDTVWAGDVAEEEPEEEDEHLRDLDEEEIKKLQSDEGTAGLEVTAYEEMSSLVNYIQPIKFDSFEVSVQKNRSYVISSFTELKACDLLTKFPVQFVEYNKRQLSRVYPKGTRMDSSNYPPQTFWNVGCQMVALNFQTTDVPMQQNMALFEFNGQCGYLLKHEFMRRPDKQFDPFCVDRIDVVVATTLAVTILSGQFLSERSVKTFVEVELFGLPGDTKRKYRTKLTSTANSINPVWKEEAFVFEKCFPDQGQLGMLLEIPGIQSPCCDALEAEWTNQL, from the exons GAAATGGAGATTCTGGACATAACCAGCATCCGAGACACCCGCGTGGGGCGATTCGCCAAAATCCCCAAG TGCCAGAAGCTCCGAGAGGTTTTTAACTTGGATTTCCCTCAGAGCACCTTCCTGCTGAAGACTCTGACCATTGTGTCTGGCCCTGACATGGTGGACCTCACTTTCCATAACTTTGTGTCCTACAAGGAGAATGTTGGCAAG agctgggctgaggaTATCATGGCCATCGTTCGGAACCCCCTGACGTACAACGCCGCTCGCTACACCTTCCTGGAGAAGAT cCTGGTGAAGCTGAAGATGCAGCTCAATGCAGAGGGGAAGATCCCTGTCAGGAA tatttttcagatgtttcctGCTGACAGGAAGAGGGTGGAAGCAGCATTAAGTGCCTGTCATCTTCCCAAGGGCAAG AATGATGCCATCAACCCAGAGGACTTCCCTGAGACTGTGTATAAAACCTTCCTCATGAATCTGTGCCCACGGCCTGAGATCGATGAGATATTTACCTCTCA ccatttaaaagcaaagcccTACATGACCAAAGAGCACTTGGCAAAGTTCATCAACAAGAAGCAGCGAGACTCTCGCCTCAACGACATCCTGTTCCCACCAGCCAAACCTGAGCAGGTGCAGAGCCTGATAGAGAAGTACGAGCCCAGTGGCATTAACATCCAGAGAG GGCAGTTGTCTCCAGAGGGGATGGTTTGGTTTCTCTGTGGCCCCGAGAACAATGTGGTAGCACTGGATAAGTTGTTGCTGTACCAGGACATGACCCAGCCACTCTCACACTACTTCATCAATTCCTCACACAACACCTATTTAACAG CCGGCCAGTTCTCCGGGCTCTCCTCCCCCGAGATGTACCGGCAGGCGCTGCTGGCCGGCTGCCGCTGCGTGGAGCTCGACTGCTGGAAGGGCCGGCCCCCCGACGAGGAGCCCATCATCACCCACGGCTTCACCATGACAACCGAGATCCTCTTCAAG GATGCCATTGAGGCCATTGcagaaagtgcttttaaaacatCTCTCTACCCTGTCATCTTGTCCTTTGAGAACCACGTGGACTC GCCCAAGCAGCAGGCGAAGATGGCCGAGTACTGCCGGAGCATCTTTGGGGAGATGCTGCTGACAGAGCCCCTGGAAAAGTACCCG CTGAAGCCAGGcgctcctctgcccagccccaaGGATCTCCTGGGGAAAATCTTGattaagaacaaaaagaagCCATCAgtgtctgggaagaggcagaactctttgaagaaagggaagagtgTGGAACCAGAAGTCACTGAGCAGCCAGTCCCCGTGGATGCTGAAGACACTG TCTGGGCAGGTGATGTGGCTGAAGAGGAACCAGAGGAAGAGGATGAACATCTCAGAGACCTGGATGAAGAGGAGATTAAAAAGTTGCAGTCAGATGAG ggcactgctggTCTGGAAGTGACAGCATATGAGGAAATGTCCAGCCTGGTTAATTACATCCAGCCCATCAAATTCGACTCCTTTGAAGTCTCTGTCC AGAAGAACCGGAGTTACGTCATCTCCTCCTTCACGGAGCTCAAGGCTTGTGACCTCCTCACCAAGTTCCCTGTGCAGTTTGTGGA GTACAACAAGCGGCAGCTGAGCCGCGTGTACCCCAAGGGCACGCGCATGGACTCCTCCAACTACCCGCCCCAGACCTTCTGGAACGTCGGCTGCCAGATGGTGGCTCTCAACTTCCAGACCACGG aTGTGCCCATGCAGCAGAACATGGCTCTGTTTGAGTTCAATGGCCAGTGTGGGTACCTGCTCAAGCACGAGTTCATGCGGCGCCCGGACAAGCAGTTTGACCCGTTCTGCGTGGACAGGATCGACGTGGTGGTGGCCACGACCCTGGCAGTCACG ATCCTCTCGGGGCAGTTCCTCTCGGAGCGCAGCGTGAAGACCTTCGTGGAAGTGGAGCTCTTTGGCTTGCCGGGGGACACGAAGCGCAAGTACAGAACCAAGCTGACCTCCACTGCCAACTCCATCAACCCTGTGTGGAAAGAGGAggcttttgtttttgaaaag TGTTTCCCTGACCAGGGCCAGCTGGGAATGTTGCTGGAAATACCAGGCATCCAAAGTCCCTGTTGTGATGCACTTGAGGCTGAATGGACTAATCAGCTTTGA
- the PLCB2 gene encoding 1-phosphatidylinositol 4,5-bisphosphate phosphodiesterase beta-2 isoform X5 has product MSMLSPVLQPPEVKEYLSKGERFIKWDDETANASPVILRVDPKGFYLYWTHQNKEMEILDITSIRDTRVGRFAKIPKCQKLREVFNLDFPQSTFLLKTLTIVSGPDMVDLTFHNFVSYKENVGKSWAEDIMAIVRNPLTYNAARYTFLEKILVKLKMQLNAEGKIPVRNIFQMFPADRKRVEAALSACHLPKGKNDAINPEDFPETVYKTFLMNLCPRPEIDEIFTSHHLKAKPYMTKEHLAKFINKKQRDSRLNDILFPPAKPEQVQSLIEKYEPSGINIQRGQLSPEGMVWFLCGPENNVVALDKLLLYQDMTQPLSHYFINSSHNTYLTAGQFSGLSSPEMYRQALLAGCRCVELDCWKGRPPDEEPIITHGFTMTTEILFKDAIEAIAESAFKTSLYPVILSFENHVDSPKQQAKMAEYCRSIFGEMLLTEPLEKYPLKPGAPLPSPKDLLGKILIKNKKKPSVSGKRQNSLKKGKSVEPEVTEQPVPVDAEDTVWAGDVAEEEPEEEDEHLRDLDEEEIKKLQSDEGTAGLEVTAYEEMSSLVNYIQPIKFDSFEVSVQKNRSYVISSFTELKACDLLTKFPVQFVEYNKRQLSRVYPKGTRMDSSNYPPQTFWNVGCQMVALNFQTTDVPMQQNMALFEFNGQCGYLLKHEFMRRPDKQFDPFCVDRIDVVVATTLAVTILSGQFLSERSVKTFVEVELFGLPGDTKRKYRTKLTSTANSINPVWKEEAFVFEKGQLGMLLEIPGIQSPCCDALEAEWTNQL; this is encoded by the exons GAAATGGAGATTCTGGACATAACCAGCATCCGAGACACCCGCGTGGGGCGATTCGCCAAAATCCCCAAG TGCCAGAAGCTCCGAGAGGTTTTTAACTTGGATTTCCCTCAGAGCACCTTCCTGCTGAAGACTCTGACCATTGTGTCTGGCCCTGACATGGTGGACCTCACTTTCCATAACTTTGTGTCCTACAAGGAGAATGTTGGCAAG agctgggctgaggaTATCATGGCCATCGTTCGGAACCCCCTGACGTACAACGCCGCTCGCTACACCTTCCTGGAGAAGAT cCTGGTGAAGCTGAAGATGCAGCTCAATGCAGAGGGGAAGATCCCTGTCAGGAA tatttttcagatgtttcctGCTGACAGGAAGAGGGTGGAAGCAGCATTAAGTGCCTGTCATCTTCCCAAGGGCAAG AATGATGCCATCAACCCAGAGGACTTCCCTGAGACTGTGTATAAAACCTTCCTCATGAATCTGTGCCCACGGCCTGAGATCGATGAGATATTTACCTCTCA ccatttaaaagcaaagcccTACATGACCAAAGAGCACTTGGCAAAGTTCATCAACAAGAAGCAGCGAGACTCTCGCCTCAACGACATCCTGTTCCCACCAGCCAAACCTGAGCAGGTGCAGAGCCTGATAGAGAAGTACGAGCCCAGTGGCATTAACATCCAGAGAG GGCAGTTGTCTCCAGAGGGGATGGTTTGGTTTCTCTGTGGCCCCGAGAACAATGTGGTAGCACTGGATAAGTTGTTGCTGTACCAGGACATGACCCAGCCACTCTCACACTACTTCATCAATTCCTCACACAACACCTATTTAACAG CCGGCCAGTTCTCCGGGCTCTCCTCCCCCGAGATGTACCGGCAGGCGCTGCTGGCCGGCTGCCGCTGCGTGGAGCTCGACTGCTGGAAGGGCCGGCCCCCCGACGAGGAGCCCATCATCACCCACGGCTTCACCATGACAACCGAGATCCTCTTCAAG GATGCCATTGAGGCCATTGcagaaagtgcttttaaaacatCTCTCTACCCTGTCATCTTGTCCTTTGAGAACCACGTGGACTC GCCCAAGCAGCAGGCGAAGATGGCCGAGTACTGCCGGAGCATCTTTGGGGAGATGCTGCTGACAGAGCCCCTGGAAAAGTACCCG CTGAAGCCAGGcgctcctctgcccagccccaaGGATCTCCTGGGGAAAATCTTGattaagaacaaaaagaagCCATCAgtgtctgggaagaggcagaactctttgaagaaagggaagagtgTGGAACCAGAAGTCACTGAGCAGCCAGTCCCCGTGGATGCTGAAGACACTG TCTGGGCAGGTGATGTGGCTGAAGAGGAACCAGAGGAAGAGGATGAACATCTCAGAGACCTGGATGAAGAGGAGATTAAAAAGTTGCAGTCAGATGAG ggcactgctggTCTGGAAGTGACAGCATATGAGGAAATGTCCAGCCTGGTTAATTACATCCAGCCCATCAAATTCGACTCCTTTGAAGTCTCTGTCC AGAAGAACCGGAGTTACGTCATCTCCTCCTTCACGGAGCTCAAGGCTTGTGACCTCCTCACCAAGTTCCCTGTGCAGTTTGTGGA GTACAACAAGCGGCAGCTGAGCCGCGTGTACCCCAAGGGCACGCGCATGGACTCCTCCAACTACCCGCCCCAGACCTTCTGGAACGTCGGCTGCCAGATGGTGGCTCTCAACTTCCAGACCACGG aTGTGCCCATGCAGCAGAACATGGCTCTGTTTGAGTTCAATGGCCAGTGTGGGTACCTGCTCAAGCACGAGTTCATGCGGCGCCCGGACAAGCAGTTTGACCCGTTCTGCGTGGACAGGATCGACGTGGTGGTGGCCACGACCCTGGCAGTCACG ATCCTCTCGGGGCAGTTCCTCTCGGAGCGCAGCGTGAAGACCTTCGTGGAAGTGGAGCTCTTTGGCTTGCCGGGGGACACGAAGCGCAAGTACAGAACCAAGCTGACCTCCACTGCCAACTCCATCAACCCTGTGTGGAAAGAGGAggcttttgtttttgaaaag GGCCAGCTGGGAATGTTGCTGGAAATACCAGGCATCCAAAGTCCCTGTTGTGATGCACTTGAGGCTGAATGGACTAATCAGCTTTGA